One window from the genome of Rhinolophus ferrumequinum isolate MPI-CBG mRhiFer1 chromosome 22, mRhiFer1_v1.p, whole genome shotgun sequence encodes:
- the LOC117015050 gene encoding ubiquitin carboxyl-terminal hydrolase 15-like, translated as MAEGGAADLDIQRSDIASLLKTSLRKGDTWYLVDSRWFKQWKKYVGFDSWDKYQMGDQNVYPGPIDNSGLLKDGDAQSLKEHLIDELDYILLPTEGWNKLVSWYTLMEGQEPIARKVVEQGMFVKHCKVEVYLTELKLCENGNMNNVVTRRFSKADTIDTIEKVIRKIFNIPDEKETRLWNKYMSNTFEPLNKPDSTIQDAEYQGQVLVIEQKNEDGTWPRGPSTPNVKNSNYCLPSYTAYKNYDYSEPGRNNEQPGLCGLSNLGNTCFMNSAIQGACD; from the coding sequence ATGGCGGAAGGCGGAGCGGCGGATCTGGACATCCAGCGGTCTGACATCGCGTCGCTGCTCAAAACCTCGCTGCGGAAAGGGGACACCTGGTACCTAGTTGATAGTCGCTGGTTCAAACAGTGGAAAAAATATGTTGGCTTTGACAGTTGGGACAAATATCAGATGGGAGATCAAAATGTATATCCTGGACCCATTGATAACTCTGGACTTCTCAAAGATGGTGATGCCCAATCACTTAAGGAACATCTTATTGATGAATTGGATTACATACTATTGCCAACTGAGGGCTGGAATAAACTTGTCAGCTGGTATACATTGATGGAAGGTCAGGAACCAATAGCACGAAAGGTGGTTGAACAGGGTATGTTTGTAAAGCACTGCAAAGTAGAAGTATATCTCACAGAATTGAAGctctgtgaaaatggaaacatgaaCAATGTTGTAACTCGAAGATTTAGCAAAGCCGACACGATAGATACAATTGAAAAGGTAATAAGAAAAATCTTCAATATTCCAGATGAAAAGGAGACCAGATTATGGAACAAATACATGAGTAATACATTTGAACCACTGAATAAACCAGACAGCACCATTCAGGATGCTGAATACCAAGGACAGGTGTTAGTgatagaacagaaaaatgaagatggaaCATGGCCAAGGGGTCCTTCTACTCCTAATGTGAAAAACTCAAATTATTGTCTCCCATCATATACTGCTTATAAGAACTATGATTATTCAGAACCTGGAAGAAACAATGAACAGCCAGGCCTCTGTGGCTTAAGTAACTTGGGAAATACGTGTTTCATGAATTCAGCTATTCAGGGGGCATGTGATTGA